CCTCAGTCCCCCACGCCGGGGCCGAGGCTGTGGTGCTGTTCGTGGGCGCGGACCGCTCGCATCCCGTGGTGCTGGCCGTGGATGACCGGCGCTACCGCGTGCAGGCCCTCAAGGACGGCGAGGTGGTGATCTACACGGATGAAGGCGACCGCATCCACTTGAAGCGCCAACGCACCATCGAGGTGACCACAAAACATTTCGTGCTCAAGGCCGAGGACGACGTGCGCATCGAAACCAAAAATTTCACGGTTCAGGCTGCCCAAAGCGTGCAGGTGGAGACCGCCAGCACGCAGTTCGCCACCGGTGCGCTGGCGTTTGGCGGCCAGGGCGGCGGTGGCGTCACGGCCCAGCTCACCGGCGGCATCGTGGCCTCGCAGGACCTGCAAAGCAACGGCGGCGCCGTCTCCCTGAACCGGCATGTGCATGCTGGCGTCCAGGCCGGGGGCGATACGACGGCCCAACCCGTGGGAGGATAATATGGATATCTGTCTGCATTTTGACCAGGAGCATGGCCTGTTCGATGCCCTGCTCTCCGGCCCGCTGGCTGACCTGCAGGGCGATGAAAGCCTGATGACGGCGGTGATCATTTCCCTGTTTACGGACGCGCGGGCACATGACGACGATCCCCTGCCCGATGAGCGCGTGGGCGTGTCCAGCGACCGGCGCGGCTGGTGGGGAGACTGCCTGCCCGATGCCCAGGGCGAGCAGACGCTGGAGAGCATCGGCTCCCGGCTCTGGCTGCTCTGGCGGGAGAAGGATCTGGACAGCGTGGTGGCCCGCGCCCGGCAGTATGCGGAAGAGGCCCTGGCCTGGCTGACCCGGGAGGGGCATGTCAGCTCCCTGAGCGTCAGCGTGGAGCGTGTGCAGCCGGGGCACCTGGGTATCAGTGTGGCCGTGCAGCCCTCCGCCAGCGATGCCCCGGGCCGCGAGTGGCGCTTTGTCTATGATTATCAGCAAGCCCAGCCGGTAAGCGTCCGGCTGGAGGCATAGGAGGCAGCCATGGCCTGGGAACGTCCCACCCTCACCACTCTGCACGAGCGCATTGCCCGTGATTTTTCGGGCCGCCTGCTGGATGGTGCCACCCTGCTCCGCCGCTCCGTGCTGGCGGTGCTGGCCAAGGTCTGGGCCGGGGCCTGCCATACGCTGCACAGCGTGCTGGCCTGGCTCTACCTGCAGGTTTTTGTGGATACGGCCGAGGGCGAATACATGGAACGCTGGGCCGGGGTCTGGAACATCGCGCGCCTGCCTGCCGCCGCGGCCGCGGGCGATGTGACCTTTTCTGGGCAGGACGGCGCCGCAATTCCGGCCGGCACTCTGCTGCAACATCAGGCCAGCGGCCAGCAGTACCGACTGGAAGACAGGGCCGTCATCTCCGGCGGCAGCGTCCTGGTGCGCGTGACCGCCGTGGAGAGCGGCACTGCCGGAAACCGGGAGGCCGGGCAGCCGTTGCAGTTGCTTTCTCCC
This DNA window, taken from uncultured Desulfovibrio sp., encodes the following:
- a CDS encoding baseplate J/gp47 family protein — protein: MAWERPTLTTLHERIARDFSGRLLDGATLLRRSVLAVLAKVWAGACHTLHSVLAWLYLQVFVDTAEGEYMERWAGVWNIARLPAAAAAGDVTFSGQDGAAIPAGTLLQHQASGQQYRLEDRAVISGGSVLVRVTAVESGTAGNREAGQPLQLLSPIAGLESVAVVQATGLTGGADAESDDALRARVLERLRQPPRGGSMADYVRWAREVPGVTRAWCYPMHMGIGTVGVCFVCDGQEDPFPAEEMVQRVQEHMEPLRPATVKELAVFAPEPLDVTVRLRISPDTEALRDAVRAEIEDV
- a CDS encoding phage baseplate assembly protein V; its protein translation is MSDRQTLRLLERLSRRMRNIVARGVISLVRDAHKWQSTQLELLDGEVLDDAERAQQYGFSSVPHAGAEAVVLFVGADRSHPVVLAVDDRRYRVQALKDGEVVIYTDEGDRIHLKRQRTIEVTTKHFVLKAEDDVRIETKNFTVQAAQSVQVETASTQFATGALAFGGQGGGGVTAQLTGGIVASQDLQSNGGAVSLNRHVHAGVQAGGDTTAQPVGG
- a CDS encoding phage GP46 family protein is translated as MDICLHFDQEHGLFDALLSGPLADLQGDESLMTAVIISLFTDARAHDDDPLPDERVGVSSDRRGWWGDCLPDAQGEQTLESIGSRLWLLWREKDLDSVVARARQYAEEALAWLTREGHVSSLSVSVERVQPGHLGISVAVQPSASDAPGREWRFVYDYQQAQPVSVRLEA